From Armigeres subalbatus isolate Guangzhou_Male unplaced genomic scaffold, GZ_Asu_2 Contig1997, whole genome shotgun sequence, the proteins below share one genomic window:
- the LOC134203621 gene encoding uncharacterized protein LOC134203621 isoform X4: MISSIPGLNPSFTRYATTDSGANMLKAMCLANEVSGSLKCIDHIFNTCVNKALEKSSLMEVIGLCKNLASLTHRSSLSQQKIRKACESVAVTYRKIVQPVQTRWNSLYACLVSIIAMKAPLLFVRENDEGTDLAKTIPDEFGFCKLEQIIRPLEDIRKASEALSAEDKPTIHLVLCYMMTLNNLQSKYGGLGKETMELCRVFVENLNQRVPNKGKNEYVNRSKQTFNVR, encoded by the exons ATGATTAGTTCAATACCAGGGCTCAATCCATCCTTCACTCGATACGCAACAACCGATTCAGGAGCAAACATGCTAAAAGCAATGTGCTTAGCTAACGAAGTGTCAGGAAGTCTGAAATGTATTGACCATATTTTCAATACATGTGTAAATAAAGCATTGGAAAAAAGCTCTCTGATGGAAGTAATCGGACTTTGCAAgaatctggcatccctgacaCATCGGTCATCGCTATCACAGCAAAAAATTCGAAAGGCATGTGAATCTGTCGCTG TCACATACAGGAAAATAGTGCAGCCGGTCCAGACAAGGTGGAACAGCCTATATGCTTGTCTCGTGTCAATTATTGCTATGAAAGCCCCTCTGCTGTTTGTCCGAGAGAACGATGAAGGCACAGACCTTGCCAAAACAATTCCGGACGAGTTTGGATTCTGTAAGCTGGAACAAATTATAAGGCCTCTAGAAGATATCCGCAAAGCATCCGAAGCATTATCCGCGGAGGATAAACCGACAATTCATCTGGTGCTTTGTTATATGATGACCCTCAATAATCTACAATCAAAGTACGGAGGTCTAGGAAAAGAAACCATGGAACTATGTCGAGTTTTTGTTGAAAATCTCAACCAGCGCGTTCCCAACAAGGGGAAAAATGAATATGTT AATCGAAGCAAACAGACATTCAACGTGAGATGA
- the LOC134203621 gene encoding uncharacterized protein LOC134203621 isoform X3 gives MISSIPGLNPSFTRYATTDSGANMLKAMCLANEVSGSLKCIDHIFNTCVNKALEKSSLMEVIGLCKNLASLTHRSSLSQQKIRKACESVAVTYRKIVQPVQTRWNSLYACLVSIIAMKAPLLFVRENDEGTDLAKTIPDEFGFCKLEQIIRPLEDIRKASEALSAEDKPTIHLVLCYMMTLNNLQSKYGGLGKETMELCRVFVENLNQRVPNKGKNEYVFLNLLVDTYEGR, from the exons ATGATTAGTTCAATACCAGGGCTCAATCCATCCTTCACTCGATACGCAACAACCGATTCAGGAGCAAACATGCTAAAAGCAATGTGCTTAGCTAACGAAGTGTCAGGAAGTCTGAAATGTATTGACCATATTTTCAATACATGTGTAAATAAAGCATTGGAAAAAAGCTCTCTGATGGAAGTAATCGGACTTTGCAAgaatctggcatccctgacaCATCGGTCATCGCTATCACAGCAAAAAATTCGAAAGGCATGTGAATCTGTCGCTG TCACATACAGGAAAATAGTGCAGCCGGTCCAGACAAGGTGGAACAGCCTATATGCTTGTCTCGTGTCAATTATTGCTATGAAAGCCCCTCTGCTGTTTGTCCGAGAGAACGATGAAGGCACAGACCTTGCCAAAACAATTCCGGACGAGTTTGGATTCTGTAAGCTGGAACAAATTATAAGGCCTCTAGAAGATATCCGCAAAGCATCCGAAGCATTATCCGCGGAGGATAAACCGACAATTCATCTGGTGCTTTGTTATATGATGACCCTCAATAATCTACAATCAAAGTACGGAGGTCTAGGAAAAGAAACCATGGAACTATGTCGAGTTTTTGTTGAAAATCTCAACCAGCGCGTTCCCAACAAGGGGAAAAATGAATATGTT
- the LOC134203621 gene encoding uncharacterized protein LOC134203621 isoform X5 has product MISSIPGLNPSFTRYATTDSGANMLKAMCLANEVSGSLKCIDHIFNTCVNKALEKSSLMEVIGLCKNLASLTHRSSLSQQKIRKACESVAVTYRKIVQPVQTRWNSLYACLVSIIAMKAPLLFVRENDEGTDLAKTIPDEFGFCKLEQIIRPLEDIRKASEALSAEDKPTIHLVLCYMMTLNNLQSKYGGLGKETMELCRVFVENLNQRVPNKGKNEYVTFNVR; this is encoded by the exons ATGATTAGTTCAATACCAGGGCTCAATCCATCCTTCACTCGATACGCAACAACCGATTCAGGAGCAAACATGCTAAAAGCAATGTGCTTAGCTAACGAAGTGTCAGGAAGTCTGAAATGTATTGACCATATTTTCAATACATGTGTAAATAAAGCATTGGAAAAAAGCTCTCTGATGGAAGTAATCGGACTTTGCAAgaatctggcatccctgacaCATCGGTCATCGCTATCACAGCAAAAAATTCGAAAGGCATGTGAATCTGTCGCTG TCACATACAGGAAAATAGTGCAGCCGGTCCAGACAAGGTGGAACAGCCTATATGCTTGTCTCGTGTCAATTATTGCTATGAAAGCCCCTCTGCTGTTTGTCCGAGAGAACGATGAAGGCACAGACCTTGCCAAAACAATTCCGGACGAGTTTGGATTCTGTAAGCTGGAACAAATTATAAGGCCTCTAGAAGATATCCGCAAAGCATCCGAAGCATTATCCGCGGAGGATAAACCGACAATTCATCTGGTGCTTTGTTATATGATGACCCTCAATAATCTACAATCAAAGTACGGAGGTCTAGGAAAAGAAACCATGGAACTATGTCGAGTTTTTGTTGAAAATCTCAACCAGCGCGTTCCCAACAAGGGGAAAAATGAATATGTT ACATTCAACGTGAGATGA
- the LOC134203621 gene encoding uncharacterized protein LOC134203621 isoform X2: MISSIPGLNPSFTRYATTDSGANMLKAMCLANEVSGSLKCIDHIFNTCVNKALEKSSLMEVIGLCKNLASLTHRSSLSQQKIRKACESVAVTYRKIVQPVQTRWNSLYACLVSIIAMKAPLLFVRENDEGTDLAKTIPDEFGFCKLEQIIRPLEDIRKASEALSAEDKPTIHLVLCYMMTLNNLQSKYGGLGKETMELCRVFVENLNQRVPNKGKNEYVYCVANLIHPRFKGSVMKLDNDQYTFDVTKNRMLPNRHST, encoded by the exons ATGATTAGTTCAATACCAGGGCTCAATCCATCCTTCACTCGATACGCAACAACCGATTCAGGAGCAAACATGCTAAAAGCAATGTGCTTAGCTAACGAAGTGTCAGGAAGTCTGAAATGTATTGACCATATTTTCAATACATGTGTAAATAAAGCATTGGAAAAAAGCTCTCTGATGGAAGTAATCGGACTTTGCAAgaatctggcatccctgacaCATCGGTCATCGCTATCACAGCAAAAAATTCGAAAGGCATGTGAATCTGTCGCTG TCACATACAGGAAAATAGTGCAGCCGGTCCAGACAAGGTGGAACAGCCTATATGCTTGTCTCGTGTCAATTATTGCTATGAAAGCCCCTCTGCTGTTTGTCCGAGAGAACGATGAAGGCACAGACCTTGCCAAAACAATTCCGGACGAGTTTGGATTCTGTAAGCTGGAACAAATTATAAGGCCTCTAGAAGATATCCGCAAAGCATCCGAAGCATTATCCGCGGAGGATAAACCGACAATTCATCTGGTGCTTTGTTATATGATGACCCTCAATAATCTACAATCAAAGTACGGAGGTCTAGGAAAAGAAACCATGGAACTATGTCGAGTTTTTGTTGAAAATCTCAACCAGCGCGTTCCCAACAAGGGGAAAAATGAATATGTT TATTGTGTGGCGAACTTGATTCACCCAAGGTTTAAAGGGTCGGTCATGAAGTTGGATAACGATCAATATACTTTTGACGTTACAAAAAACCGCATGCTGC CAAACAGACATTCAACGTGA